A window of the Brassica oleracea var. oleracea cultivar TO1000 chromosome C1, BOL, whole genome shotgun sequence genome harbors these coding sequences:
- the LOC106338908 gene encoding kinesin-13A codes for MVENLILIVMITPVQEEEALIAAYRKEIEDTMEIVREEMKLLAEVDQPGSMIENYVTEQSFVLSQKAAGLVSLQARLARFQHRLKEQEILSRKRVPPR; via the exons ATGGTAGAAAACTTAATACTGATAGTTATGATAACTCCGGTTCAGGAAGAAGAAGCTCTAATAGCAGCATACCGAAAAGAAATCGAGGATACAATGGAGATTGTTCGCGAG GAAATGAAGCTTCTAGCGGAGGTGGACCAACCAGGAAGCATGATAGAAAACTATGTAACGGAACAGAGTTTTGTCTTGTCACAGAAAGCAGCAGGGCTTGTCAGTCTCCAAGCGAGGCTAGCTCGGTTCCAACACCGTCTCAAGGAACAAGAGATACTGAGCCGTAAGAGAGTTCCTCCCCGGTAG